The nucleotide sequence GATAACTTCAAACCACGCGGTATCAGCGAAGAGATGCCGTATGCGCTCAAGGTCATGGGGACTTCTGAGTTTGATGCCGTGGCGGATGCCTATGCGGCGCTCAAGGCATTGAACAAGCACCCCGCCATTGATGGCTGGCGCATTGGAGTGATGGGCTTTTCCAAGGGCGGTATTGCTGCGCGAATGAGCATGGATGCACGCATTCGCGACAAACTGGCACCGTTCATTCAGCCTTTTGCCTTGCATGTGGACTTCTATGGGCCATGCTATTCACTGCTGCAATCGCGCAAGACAACAGGTGCGCCGCTGCTCAGTTTCAGAGCCGGAGAAGATGCTTCCAACGACCTGGTGGCCTGCGCACAGCAGGAGAGAATCTTGCGTGAAGCAGGCTCTGAAGTTAGTACCGTGGTTTACGCGAAGGCAGGGCATGACTGGGAGAGCGACAAGCCACGCGAGATGACGAATCGTCCTTACCTGGCGGGTTGCACCATAGAGTTCAACGACAAGGACTTTCCTGTGCTTAATGGTCAGCCCCTGATTCCTGCGGGAGCGCAGGCTGATCGTCAGACGCGCTACAAGATTCGTGTGCAGAGCGGCAAAGCGCTGGGCGACTGCGTCAAGGTGGGCTATATGGCCGGGCGCGATGAGACGGCGCGCAGCCTGGCCAACAAGCAGATGCTGCAGTTTCTCAAGGTGAAGTTTGAGCAGTAAGGAAATTTCTGCTTTTATCTCCGGGCCAGCATCTGCTGGCCTTTTTTATGCCAATGGCAGCTCTTGCCTGTATTGAATATGCGTTGAATGCTATCTTTTTGATAATGCAATGAAAAAGCCGCGCAGCTTTGAAGTGCGCGGCTTTTGCGAAGAGTAAGTAATCAGGGCGCAGGTTGCAGCACTGATTTGTCTCCCATATCCAGCAGCATGGTCATGCTGCGCTTTTGAATGCGCCAGCCTTCTGCACGCTGCACCCACTCATCTTCATAGAAGCCAATGGCGTCATAACGCAGATGAGAGCGCTCGCCCAGCCCCTGGTGCGATGCGCGCACATAGATCTTGCTGCGCGGGTGCGCAGGATCGCTTGCATCGACCTGCAGATTGCCAAGCAGGTGCTGCGTAGGCCCGCAGCCATCCAGGTGGGTGCTGATCATGCGGCGAACCTTGGCCACACCTTCGCAGACGTAGCTGCCGCCATAGACGGTGGTGCAGTCGGGGGTAAACACTTCTGAAAGCAGGTCCCAGTTGCGTGTGTCGCAGACGGTGGCGTAGCGAATCAGGGTCTGGCTCAAAGCATGCTCCAGAAGGAGCTGCTCCAGCGATGTTGGAGCAGTTTGCATTACACCTTCCCGTTGACGGAGGATTGAGGTTCAGGCTTGAGCATGCCACCGCCAGCTGCAGCGGCTGTTTTGTTGCCACCAGCCTTGGGCTGCTTTTGCTGACGCTTGATGCGTGACTTGGCTTCTGCAACGCCGACGTTGAGCCAGTAGGCCATGGCCGGCAGCAGGAAGATGGCGCCGAGCATGTTCACCAGGAACATGAAGGCCAGCAAGATGCCCATGTCCGCCTGGAACTTGAGCGCGGAGAACGCCCAGGTGCCCACGCCGATGGACATGGTCAGTGCGGTGAAGATGGCTGCATTGCCGCGCTGGCGCATGGCTTCGTAGAAGGCTTCACGCAGTGTGATGTCGCGCTCGCGCAGCTCGTGCTGCATGCTCTCGAACAGGTAGATGCCGTAGTCCACACCCACACCCACGCCCAGTGCCACCACGGGCAGCGTAGGAACCTTCAGGCCAATGCCCAGCATGGCCATCAAGGCATTGCAGAGGATGGAGACGATGGCCAGTGGCACAACGATGCACAGCACGGCGCGCCAGCTGCGGAAGGTGAGCCAGCACAGGATGGTGATGGCGCCGAAGATGGAGCCCAGCATCTGCACTTCAGCGTGTTCCACGGCTTCGTTGGTGGCGGCTGCCACGCCAGCGTTGCCGCCAGCCAGCTTGAAGGTGACGTTGGGTGTCTTGTCCGAGTCGATGAAGCTGCGCACTTCGTTGACCACATGGGTCAGGGTGGCGCCTTCATGGTCCTTCAGGAAGACCTGCAGGTTGATGACCTTGCAGCCTTCGGTGTTCAGGCCCAGGTCTGGCGACAGGGCCTTGGCGCCGGAGCGCAAAGATGCTTCGGTGCGCTGCAGCGCTGCCCAGCGCGGGTTGCCTTCGTTGTTGCTGGAAGCTGCAATCTTGGCCAGACCCGAGACCGTGGAGACGGACTGCACGCCATCCACACGGCGCATGCGGGCGTCAAAGCGCTCGACCGCGTTCATCACCTGCCAGTTCAGGCAACCTTCTTCGATGTTGGAGGTTTCAACAAACACCGACAGCACATCCATGCCGATGGAGTAGTTGCTGATGATGTTGTCGTTGTCGCGGTTGTAGCGCGATTCGGCACGCAGCTCGGGAGCGCCGGTGCCCACGTCGCCGGTCAGCAGGTGGCGCGACTCGTAGGTTCCCACGGCCAGCAGGCCCAGCGAAACCACCAGTGTCAGCAGCGCGGGACGGCCTTCGGACAGCGCCGAGAGCTTCCACCAGATGGGGTTGCGGCCGTTGGCGGTGGAGGAGGGTGCTTCCAGAGCCTTCTTTTCCAGACGCAGATTGGCCAGCACGGCAGGCAGGAAGATCTTGTTGGTGATGATCATCAGCAGCACGCCCATGCAGGCGGTCACGCCCAGTTCGTGCACGATGGGAATGTCGATCAGCATGATGACCATAAAGCCCAGGGCGTTGGTCAGCAGTGCCAGTGCGCCGGGGATGGCCAGCTTGCGAATCGAGTTCTCTGCGGCCAGCTTGGCATTCAGGCCTGCGCGCACATCGTGCTTCCAGGCACCCGTCATCTGCACCGCGTGAGAAACGCCGATGGAGAAGATCAGGAAGGGCACGAGAATCGACATGGGGTCAATGCCATAGCCAATCAGCGGCAGAATGCCCAGCAGCCAGATCACAGGCAGCAGCGCTACCGCCAGACCCACCACGGTGAGGTTGGTGGACTTGGTGTACATGCGCAGCATGATGGCCGTGATGACAAAGGCGATGGCAAAGAACGTCATCACTGTGGACAGGCCGTCCATCACATCGCCCAGCACCTTGGAAAAACCAATGATGTGGATGGAGATATCCTTGCCTTCAAACTTGCTGCGGATCTCGTCGAGGCGTTGTGCAACCTTGTGGTAGTCCAGCTTTTCGCCTGTCTTGGGATCGACTTCCAGCAGGTCGGCGCGCACCATGGCGGACTTCAGATCGTTGCTGACCAGCGAGCCAATCTGGCCGGACTTGGCCACGTTGGAGCGCACCTGTGCCAGACCTTGTTCATTGGCTTCAAAACGCGAAGGAATCAGCACCTCGCCCACATAGCCGTCTTCGGTGATTTCGATGTATTTCACGTTCGGAGTGAACAGCGAATACACCTGACCGCGGTTGACGCCGGGGGTGAAGAAAACTTCATCGGTTACGCCGCGCAGAGCGTCAAGGAATTCCTTGTTGTAGATGTCGCCCTGGCCCTTCCATTCCACGCTGACCAGAATGCGGTTGGCACCCGAAAAGGTGCTGGAGTGCTTGAGGAAGGCTTCCATGTACGCGTGGCGCATGGGGATCAGCTTGTTGAAGCCGGGGTCCAGATGCGTGCGCAGTGCCGAGACGCCCAGCAGCGCTGTGGCAATCAGGGTCAGCACAACAATGGTCTTGCTCCAGGAGATCAGCCAGCGTGCGGTGGTTGCGATGAACCGGTCCAGAGGGGTTACGGGTTCGGTCAATGTCATTGCTTGGCTCCTTGCGCAGCTTGCGGGGCTGCCTTGGCCTGTGGGGGGAAGGGCTGCAGCCCTGCGTCGCTGGAGATCCAGCCGTTGTTGGCGCTGGTCAGAACAATGTCTGTCAGCGTGGCGCGGCCCTTGGCACGCTCCAGGCTGAAGCTCTTGCCGCCGTCCTTGCTCAGGCCCAGCATGCTGCCCTGTCCGACCAGAACAATGGTTCCGTCAGTTTCCTGGGCATGGCCGAAGAAGGAGACAGGCGCGGGAACCTGCGATTTGGCCCAGGCCTCACCGGGGGCGGGCTGCAGGAACACATTGCCGCGCATGCCGTAGATCAGCCAGCCGCCTTCCTTGGTGGGCATGGCGTTGTAGAACGAGCCGTTGTAGAACGCGGGCTCGGTCTGCCAGGTGGCGCCTGCATCGTCGGACTTGAGTACCAGCCCACGCTCGCCCACGATCAGCCAGTGCTGCTGATCTGCAGAGCTGGCAATGCGGTTCATGTGCTTGTCTTCGACCTCTGCGGGCAGAGTCATGGGCTGCCAGGTCTGGCCGCCATCCTTGGATTCCAGTGCACGGCCAAATGCACCCACGGTGATCCAGTCACCAGAGGGAAGGCGTGCGATGGACATCAGCGGCTCGCCGTTTTCCTTGGAGAAAGCCATTTCCTCCCAGGTGCTGCCGCCATCCTTGGTGCGCAGAATCCAGCCTTCGTGGCCTACGGCAAAGCCGGTCTTTTTGTCGGGTGCAAAGGCAACGCTGACGATCAGTGCCTGGCGATCCTGGCTCAGCTTTGCAGGGGTCCAGTGAGCGCCCTTGTCGTCCGAGTAGAGGATCTCGCCCATGGCGCCCACGGTCAGGATACGGTCGCCGACCTGGGTGATGGCATTGAAATGGGTGCGCTCCACGCCGATGGACGTGGGTGCAAGAGGTGGTGGTGTGCGAGGTGCAAAGGCCAGCGCAGAGGCAAATGCCACCAATGCTGCTGCGCCTATACCGACGGCTGTTTTCACGTTGTCTCCTTGTTCAGTCTTCTTGCGGCTAGTGGGTGAGCCAAAAACCTAGGGCCGAGATTGTTGTTTGGGAGGTTTTGAAACATCGTCCGAATGGACGTCAGCTTGGTGAAACGAGGGTTACTCCGGGGCAGAATTCTTAGTCTGCATTGACGATGGTTCCGGCCCTCTTCGTTCTCACAATGAGGCAATACTTTCTAGTAAAGGGAGACATATGGGTTTGCAAGGAAAAGCGGCGCTGGTAGGCGCTGCGCAGTACAAGCCTGAGAAGTACGCGACCGCGCCGCGCATGTTCCATCTGGAGCAAGTGGCCGATCTGACGCTGCAGGCACTCGAAGACGCGGGCATGGAACTGTCCGAACTGGACGGGCTGATTACCAGCGGTCCGCACTTTCATGAAGCCAGCAGCTTTGTGCCGGCCATGGCAGGTGAATACTTGGGCATTCCACTGAACTTCGCCGAAGTGGTGGACCTGGGTGGCGCCAGCTCGGTGGCCATGGTCTGGCGTGCCGCTGCGGCCATTGAAATGGGCCTGTGCAACACGGTGGCCTGCGTGCTGCCCTCGCGCATGACGCCTTATTCCGAATATGACGACCACTTCAAGGAAGTCATGAAGAGCAGCCGCTTTGGCGGCCACAGCACACGCTTTGGCGCTCCTGAAGCGGAAATGGACCTGCCTTACGGCCATATGGCGCAAAACACGGGCTACGCCATGATTGCCCAGCGCTACAAGGCCATCTACGGCTATGACCCGGCAGCACTGGCGCGCATCAGCGTGGACCAGCGCTTCAATGCCTGCCACAACCCCAATGCCATGTTCTACGGTCAGCCCATCACGGTCGATGACGTGCTGAACTCGCGCATGGTGGCAGACCCTCTGCACGTGCTGGAAATCGTGTTGCCCGCCGCAGGTGGTGGCGCCATGATCGTCACACGTGCCGACCGCGCCAAGACGACCAAGAACCGCCCCGTCAGCATCATCGGTTGCGGCGAGCATGTCAGCAGCAAGTCGCCCACATACATGGCCGACATGCTCAAGACCCCCATTGGCCCGGCATCTGCCAAGGCGTTCGAGATGGCTGGTCTGAAGCC is from Comamonas fluminis and encodes:
- a CDS encoding dienelactone hydrolase family protein; translated protein: MQFMIPQKWSVLALAASALCAASASAQSMFDALPPLPKVIPMMPPTELHSDTQGEIKFKSSSPYDLDVLLSQPAKAEPTMGMGKLFLPKGASAKKQVPAMVVLPGGAGAIPGRENETAQMLADNGIAALLVDNFKPRGISEEMPYALKVMGTSEFDAVADAYAALKALNKHPAIDGWRIGVMGFSKGGIAARMSMDARIRDKLAPFIQPFALHVDFYGPCYSLLQSRKTTGAPLLSFRAGEDASNDLVACAQQERILREAGSEVSTVVYAKAGHDWESDKPREMTNRPYLAGCTIEFNDKDFPVLNGQPLIPAGAQADRQTRYKIRVQSGKALGDCVKVGYMAGRDETARSLANKQMLQFLKVKFEQ
- a CDS encoding nuclear transport factor 2 family protein, with the protein product MQTAPTSLEQLLLEHALSQTLIRYATVCDTRNWDLLSEVFTPDCTTVYGGSYVCEGVAKVRRMISTHLDGCGPTQHLLGNLQVDASDPAHPRSKIYVRASHQGLGERSHLRYDAIGFYEDEWVQRAEGWRIQKRSMTMLLDMGDKSVLQPAP
- a CDS encoding efflux RND transporter permease subunit — protein: MTLTEPVTPLDRFIATTARWLISWSKTIVVLTLIATALLGVSALRTHLDPGFNKLIPMRHAYMEAFLKHSSTFSGANRILVSVEWKGQGDIYNKEFLDALRGVTDEVFFTPGVNRGQVYSLFTPNVKYIEITEDGYVGEVLIPSRFEANEQGLAQVRSNVAKSGQIGSLVSNDLKSAMVRADLLEVDPKTGEKLDYHKVAQRLDEIRSKFEGKDISIHIIGFSKVLGDVMDGLSTVMTFFAIAFVITAIMLRMYTKSTNLTVVGLAVALLPVIWLLGILPLIGYGIDPMSILVPFLIFSIGVSHAVQMTGAWKHDVRAGLNAKLAAENSIRKLAIPGALALLTNALGFMVIMLIDIPIVHELGVTACMGVLLMIITNKIFLPAVLANLRLEKKALEAPSSTANGRNPIWWKLSALSEGRPALLTLVVSLGLLAVGTYESRHLLTGDVGTGAPELRAESRYNRDNDNIISNYSIGMDVLSVFVETSNIEEGCLNWQVMNAVERFDARMRRVDGVQSVSTVSGLAKIAASSNNEGNPRWAALQRTEASLRSGAKALSPDLGLNTEGCKVINLQVFLKDHEGATLTHVVNEVRSFIDSDKTPNVTFKLAGGNAGVAAATNEAVEHAEVQMLGSIFGAITILCWLTFRSWRAVLCIVVPLAIVSILCNALMAMLGIGLKVPTLPVVALGVGVGVDYGIYLFESMQHELRERDITLREAFYEAMRQRGNAAIFTALTMSIGVGTWAFSALKFQADMGILLAFMFLVNMLGAIFLLPAMAYWLNVGVAEAKSRIKRQQKQPKAGGNKTAAAAGGGMLKPEPQSSVNGKV
- a CDS encoding WD40/YVTN/BNR-like repeat-containing protein — protein: MKTAVGIGAAALVAFASALAFAPRTPPPLAPTSIGVERTHFNAITQVGDRILTVGAMGEILYSDDKGAHWTPAKLSQDRQALIVSVAFAPDKKTGFAVGHEGWILRTKDGGSTWEEMAFSKENGEPLMSIARLPSGDWITVGAFGRALESKDGGQTWQPMTLPAEVEDKHMNRIASSADQQHWLIVGERGLVLKSDDAGATWQTEPAFYNGSFYNAMPTKEGGWLIYGMRGNVFLQPAPGEAWAKSQVPAPVSFFGHAQETDGTIVLVGQGSMLGLSKDGGKSFSLERAKGRATLTDIVLTSANNGWISSDAGLQPFPPQAKAAPQAAQGAKQ
- a CDS encoding thiolase family protein translates to MGLQGKAALVGAAQYKPEKYATAPRMFHLEQVADLTLQALEDAGMELSELDGLITSGPHFHEASSFVPAMAGEYLGIPLNFAEVVDLGGASSVAMVWRAAAAIEMGLCNTVACVLPSRMTPYSEYDDHFKEVMKSSRFGGHSTRFGAPEAEMDLPYGHMAQNTGYAMIAQRYKAIYGYDPAALARISVDQRFNACHNPNAMFYGQPITVDDVLNSRMVADPLHVLEIVLPAAGGGAMIVTRADRAKTTKNRPVSIIGCGEHVSSKSPTYMADMLKTPIGPASAKAFEMAGLKPSDMHMAQIYDCYTITVMLTLEDAGFCEKGKGMEFLKNNDFTFKGNFPMNTHGGQLSFGQSGTAGGMSQVIEAIHQIQGRAGDRQLARNDLAYVSGTGGVMSEQGALILRGA